One segment of Vidua macroura isolate BioBank_ID:100142 chromosome 24, ASM2450914v1, whole genome shotgun sequence DNA contains the following:
- the CD34 gene encoding hematopoietic progenitor cell antigen CD34 isoform X1: protein MRWRQLLCIACLLELAGCAAGSTTGTPTAAGTAVAARDSSTGTASTATAATTATGDTSSAKPTSDEGTAGSAATSPTSSGLLGQLRTSPQPSPAPTSLPGSSPGPHGSPGVPRSQSPPTEPEVGADTSGPASSAATPEHPAVPAATTAPHTAGASPQPPLRAIGCHGAGEEGHTGAICLRLNESGTCEHFLERKGSDLWQALCENRTHSVESPCEIQLTPSSLDRDCLLLILKGEEDPDKLLSTLQKSHWEKFGIESLKKESARSHRDSSQKTLIALVTSGLLLAFLGLAGYFLMKRRSWSPAGERLAEDPYYTENGSQGNTMLMSPSQEPAELREKPNLPNLNGGTQENGTGQASSKNGHSGRQHSPADTEM from the exons GCTGCGCTGCTGGGAGCACCACGGGCACCCCCACGGCGGCAGGCACGGCCGTGGCAGCgagggacagcagcacagggacagccagcactgccaccgCTGCCACCACAGCCACGGGGGACACCAGCAGTGCCAAGCCAACCTCTG ATGAAGGCACAGCCGGCTCCGCGGCCACCAGCCCGACATCGTCAGGGCTCCTTGGGCAGCTGAGGAcgagcccccagcccagcccggcccccaCGTCGCTGCCGGGCTCCTCCCCGGGGCCGCACGGGAGCCCGGGGGTCCCCAGGAGCCAGAGCCCCCCGACAGAGCCCGAGGTCGGGGCAGACACCTCGGGCCCCGCCAGCTCCGCGGCCACCCCGGAGCATCCTGCTGTGCCTGCGGCCACCACAGCCCCGCACACCGCCGGCGCCAGCCCCCAG CCTCCCCTCCGTGCCATCGGCTGCCACGGCGCCGGAGAGGAGGGACACACCGGGGCCATCTGCCTGCGGCTCAACGAGTCCGGCACCTGC GAGCACTTTTTGGAGAGGAAGGGATCGGATTTATGGCAAGCACTATGTGAAAATAGAACCCACAGCGTGGAGTCCCCCTGCGAGATCCAACTcactccatccagcctggacaGGGACTGTTTGCTCCTCATCCTCAAAGGAGAGGAAG ATCCTGACAAACTTCTGAGCACGCTCCAGAAGTCTCACTGGGAAAAG tttggaaTAGAATCCCTTAAAAAGGAGAGTGCGAGGAGCCACCGGGACTCTTCTCAGAAGACCCTGATCGCCCTGGtcacatctgggctgctgctggcgtTCCTGGGGCTGGCTGGATATTTCCTGATGAAGCGGCGCAGCTGGAGCCCCGCGGGAGAGAGGCTG GCTGAAGACCCCTATTACACGGAGAACGGCAGCCAGGGCAACACCATGCTGATGTCACCCTCCCAGGAGCCGGCGGAGCTGCGGGAGAAGCCAAACCTGCCCAACCTCAACGGGGGCACCCAGGAGAACGGGACGGGCCAGGCGTCCTCCAAGAACGGCCACTCGGGCCGGCAGCACAGCCCCGCCGACACCGAGATGTGA
- the CD34 gene encoding hematopoietic progenitor cell antigen CD34 isoform X3: MRWRQLLCIACLLELAGCAAGSTTGTPTAAGTAVAARDSSTGTASTATAATTATGDTSSAKPTSDEGTAGSAATSPTSSGLLGQLRTSPQPSPAPTSLPGSSPGPHGSPGVPRSQSPPTEPEVGADTSGPASSAATPEHPAVPAATTAPHTAGASPQPPLRAIGCHGAGEEGHTGAICLRLNESGTCEHFLERKGSDLWQALCENRTHSVESPCEIQLTPSSLDRDCLLLILKGEEDPDKLLSTLQKSHWEKFGIESLKKESARSHRDSSQKTLIALVTSGLLLAFLGLAGYFLMKRRSWSPAGERL, encoded by the exons GCTGCGCTGCTGGGAGCACCACGGGCACCCCCACGGCGGCAGGCACGGCCGTGGCAGCgagggacagcagcacagggacagccagcactgccaccgCTGCCACCACAGCCACGGGGGACACCAGCAGTGCCAAGCCAACCTCTG ATGAAGGCACAGCCGGCTCCGCGGCCACCAGCCCGACATCGTCAGGGCTCCTTGGGCAGCTGAGGAcgagcccccagcccagcccggcccccaCGTCGCTGCCGGGCTCCTCCCCGGGGCCGCACGGGAGCCCGGGGGTCCCCAGGAGCCAGAGCCCCCCGACAGAGCCCGAGGTCGGGGCAGACACCTCGGGCCCCGCCAGCTCCGCGGCCACCCCGGAGCATCCTGCTGTGCCTGCGGCCACCACAGCCCCGCACACCGCCGGCGCCAGCCCCCAG CCTCCCCTCCGTGCCATCGGCTGCCACGGCGCCGGAGAGGAGGGACACACCGGGGCCATCTGCCTGCGGCTCAACGAGTCCGGCACCTGC GAGCACTTTTTGGAGAGGAAGGGATCGGATTTATGGCAAGCACTATGTGAAAATAGAACCCACAGCGTGGAGTCCCCCTGCGAGATCCAACTcactccatccagcctggacaGGGACTGTTTGCTCCTCATCCTCAAAGGAGAGGAAG ATCCTGACAAACTTCTGAGCACGCTCCAGAAGTCTCACTGGGAAAAG tttggaaTAGAATCCCTTAAAAAGGAGAGTGCGAGGAGCCACCGGGACTCTTCTCAGAAGACCCTGATCGCCCTGGtcacatctgggctgctgctggcgtTCCTGGGGCTGGCTGGATATTTCCTGATGAAGCGGCGCAGCTGGAGCCCCGCGGGAGAGAGGCTG TAA
- the CD34 gene encoding hematopoietic progenitor cell antigen CD34 isoform X2 → MRWRQLLCIACLLELAGCAAGSTTGTPTAAGTAVAARDSSTGTASTATAATTATGDTSSAKPTSDEGTAGSAATSPTSSGLLGQLRTSPQPSPAPTSLPGSSPGPHGSPGVPRSQSPPTEPEVGADTSGPASSAATPEHPAVPAATTAPHTAGASPQPPLRAIGCHGAGEEGHTGAICLRLNESGTCEHFLERKGSDLWQALCENRTHSVESPCEIQLTPSSLDRDCLLLILKGEEDPDKLLSTLQKSHWEKFGIESLKKESARSHRDSSQKTLIALVTSGLLLAFLGLAGYFLMKRRSWSPAGERLQ, encoded by the exons GCTGCGCTGCTGGGAGCACCACGGGCACCCCCACGGCGGCAGGCACGGCCGTGGCAGCgagggacagcagcacagggacagccagcactgccaccgCTGCCACCACAGCCACGGGGGACACCAGCAGTGCCAAGCCAACCTCTG ATGAAGGCACAGCCGGCTCCGCGGCCACCAGCCCGACATCGTCAGGGCTCCTTGGGCAGCTGAGGAcgagcccccagcccagcccggcccccaCGTCGCTGCCGGGCTCCTCCCCGGGGCCGCACGGGAGCCCGGGGGTCCCCAGGAGCCAGAGCCCCCCGACAGAGCCCGAGGTCGGGGCAGACACCTCGGGCCCCGCCAGCTCCGCGGCCACCCCGGAGCATCCTGCTGTGCCTGCGGCCACCACAGCCCCGCACACCGCCGGCGCCAGCCCCCAG CCTCCCCTCCGTGCCATCGGCTGCCACGGCGCCGGAGAGGAGGGACACACCGGGGCCATCTGCCTGCGGCTCAACGAGTCCGGCACCTGC GAGCACTTTTTGGAGAGGAAGGGATCGGATTTATGGCAAGCACTATGTGAAAATAGAACCCACAGCGTGGAGTCCCCCTGCGAGATCCAACTcactccatccagcctggacaGGGACTGTTTGCTCCTCATCCTCAAAGGAGAGGAAG ATCCTGACAAACTTCTGAGCACGCTCCAGAAGTCTCACTGGGAAAAG tttggaaTAGAATCCCTTAAAAAGGAGAGTGCGAGGAGCCACCGGGACTCTTCTCAGAAGACCCTGATCGCCCTGGtcacatctgggctgctgctggcgtTCCTGGGGCTGGCTGGATATTTCCTGATGAAGCGGCGCAGCTGGAGCCCCGCGGGAGAGAGGCTG CAGTAA